The Atribacter laminatus genome contains the following window.
ATGATTGGGAAAGTGCTTTACTCTGTGCTTACACTAAAATGTATTGGCCATCTTATCGGAAAAAACCGAAAAAAGTTGTATTCACCATCCATAATCTTGCCTATCAAGGCATTGGAAGTAGTGAGCTTTTTAAAATAGTCAATTTGCCTGGTCACTTTTTTACCCATGATTATTTAGAATTCTATGGAAATTTAAATCTTTTGAAAGCCGGTTTGGTTTTCTCCGATGTCATCACTACCGTGAGCCCCAGCTATGCTCGAGAAATTGCTACTCCTGAGGGTGGCGAGGGATTAGATGGGCTTATAAGGGCAATTGGATTAAGAAAGCCAATCGTCGGCATTGTCAATGGAATCGATACCGATCTATTTGATCCATCTACCGATAAAAATCTTCCTTATCCTTATAAAACAGGTCAACTGGAAATAAAAAAACAAAATAAAATGGCTTTTTACCAACAGTATTTCCCCGATTTAAAAGAAAAGGACGTTTCATCCCCTCTGATTTCTTTTATTTCTCGATTAGTTGAACAAAAGGGGTTAGATCTCATCCTGAACGATCCAGACAAGCTCTTTAATCTTCCCCTGTGCTGGTTTTTCTTAGGAGTCGGAGAGGCCTCCTATGAAAATTCCTTAACCGAATATGCTAAAAAATATCCCAACCTTCACGTGGAAATGGCTTTCAACGATAGTTTAGCTCGATTTGTTTACGGAGCATCAGATATGCTGGCAATGCCTTCCCGCTTTGAACCCTGCGGCATTAGTCAAATGATCGCAATGCGATATGGAACCATCCCAGTAGTAAGAAAAACCGGTGGGCTTATCGATACCGTGATTGACTATCGATTCAATCCAATTCTAAACAATGGATTTCAGTTTGATAATTATCGACCAGATGAGTTTATTTTTACTCTGGAACGAGCAATAAATTGGTATAATGATACTCCTGAGCTCTGGAAAGTTATGGTCAAAAATGCTATGACTTCTGATTTTTCTTGGAAAATACCGGTTCAGGAATATATCAATATTTATTTGGGTTAATAAAATAACGAATGAGTAAAATTAAAGGATCGGTTCCTATAATCGGAGTTGGTGGAGCAACCGGCTCGGGTAAATCGTCGGTTGCACATTCATTTCGTGCATATAATGCAATGATAATTGACCTCGATCGTCTATCTCATGACCTATCTCGAAAGGGAAGGCGATTATGGAAAGCAGTGGTTCTCAATTTTGGTTCAGGATTTTTAGATCAAAAAGGAGAGTTGCAGCGAAAAAAACTGGGAAGAGTGGTTTTTAAAAACTGGAAATTGCTTTTTCTGCTCAATCGGATTAGTCATCCCATCTTTAAAAACCAATTAAAAAAAATTATTCTTCGCCAACCTCCCTCAGCGATAGTTGTTATTGATGGTGCCATATTATTTGAAGCCGGTCTCATTCCTCTGGTTGATTGTTTAATATTTGTTGAAGCACCTGAAGAACAGAGGTCATCTCGTCTTTCTCAAAAAGGATTGTCTCCGGATGAAATCCGTTCTCGCTTGAAAAGCCAGAAATTTATTTCTTGTTTACGACGAAGATCTCATATTATCATCGAGAATAATACCACACCTGAAGACCTTCAAAAAAAAATAGATTTTGTCTGTCAAATTCCCATTGAAAAAATATCTCATTTCGACCATAAAACCGGGTGATATTGTGTCAGTTAAAGGACGCTTTCAATTAGTTTCCGATTACCAGCCTCAGGGAGATCAACCGACGGCTATAGAAAATCTTAATCAAGGTATTTCCAATGAACTCCGATTCCAAACTTTATTAGGTGTTACCGGATCAGGAAAAACATTCACTATGGCTAATGTAATCCAGCATTACCAGCGGCCAACCCTTATCATCTCTCCAAACAAGACATTGGCTGCACAGCTTTATAGTGAAATGAAAGCTTTTTTCCCCAATAATGCTGTAGAATACTTTGTGAGCTATTACGATTATTACCAACCGGAAGCTTACGTTCCTGCACATGACCTTTATATTGAAAAAGATGCGTCCATCAACGAACAAATCGATCGGCTTCGATTATCTGCCACCAGTGCTTTGATGGAACGGAATGATGTTGTGGTGGTTGCTTCGGTATCCTGCATCTATGGTATCGGTTCTCCGGAGGAATATCGCAAGAGAATTTTCCACGTCAGAAACAATGACACCTGGAATCGGGATGAATTCGCCCATCGCTTGGTTGACCTGCTTTACGAAAGAAATGAAATTGAGTTCATTCCAGGATGCTTCCGAATGAAAGGAGATACCATAGAAATCTACCCAGCCTATAGTGAAACAGCGTTGCGGTTTGAATTCTGGGGAAATCAAGTTGAATGCA
Protein-coding sequences here:
- the coaE gene encoding dephospho-CoA kinase (Dephospho-CoA kinase (CoaE) performs the final step in coenzyme A biosynthesis.), which translates into the protein MSKIKGSVPIIGVGGATGSGKSSVAHSFRAYNAMIIDLDRLSHDLSRKGRRLWKAVVLNFGSGFLDQKGELQRKKLGRVVFKNWKLLFLLNRISHPIFKNQLKKIILRQPPSAIVVIDGAILFEAGLIPLVDCLIFVEAPEEQRSSRLSQKGLSPDEIRSRLKSQKFISCLRRRSHIIIENNTTPEDLQKKIDFVCQIPIEKISHFDHKTG
- a CDS encoding glycogen synthase, with translation MDIIMVSSEAYPFAKSGGMADVVGALTKYLPNNDFSIKLFLPAYSSLMNEFQFNPEQDITFSFGEKMVKASYFVRNEKNLQIIAVAGEDFFKREKMYGFGDDLKRFIFFSRAVFEYIVRTQKETFILHCHDWESALLCAYTKMYWPSYRKKPKKVVFTIHNLAYQGIGSSELFKIVNLPGHFFTHDYLEFYGNLNLLKAGLVFSDVITTVSPSYAREIATPEGGEGLDGLIRAIGLRKPIVGIVNGIDTDLFDPSTDKNLPYPYKTGQLEIKKQNKMAFYQQYFPDLKEKDVSSPLISFISRLVEQKGLDLILNDPDKLFNLPLCWFFLGVGEASYENSLTEYAKKYPNLHVEMAFNDSLARFVYGASDMLAMPSRFEPCGISQMIAMRYGTIPVVRKTGGLIDTVIDYRFNPILNNGFQFDNYRPDEFIFTLERAINWYNDTPELWKVMVKNAMTSDFSWKIPVQEYINIYLG